In a single window of the Sander lucioperca isolate FBNREF2018 chromosome 19, SLUC_FBN_1.2, whole genome shotgun sequence genome:
- the grcc10 gene encoding protein C10, with product MRRFPVDWLISTGLLQARLCFFLISDMASAPAQQPTLTVEQTRVVLSEVIQAFSVPENAARMEEARESSCNDMGKMLQLVLPVATQIQQEVIKAYGFNNEGEGVLKFARLVKMYETQDPEIAAMSVKLKSLLLPPLSTPPIGGAIPAS from the exons ATGCGTCGTTTTCCAGTTGATTGGCTGATTTCCACAGGTCTGCTACAAGCtaggttgtgtttttttctcattaGTG aCATGGCCTCAGCTCCAGCACAGCAGCCCACCCTCACTGTTGAGCAGACCAGAG TGGTACTGAGTGAGGTGATCCAGGCCTTCTCAGTACCAGAAAACGCTGCAAGGATGGAGGAGGCTCGAGAAAGTTCCTGCAACGACATGGGCAAAATGCTGCAGCTTGTGCTGCCTGTTGCCACCCAGATTCAACAAGAGGTTATCAAAGCTTACGGCTTCAACAATGAAGGAGAAG GTGTCCTAAAATTTGCCAGATTGGTGAAGATGTATGAAACTCAAGACCCTGAGATTGCAGCCATGTCAGTTAAACTGAAGTCTCTCCTCCTGCCACCACTGTCAACACCACCTATAGGAGGCGCCATTCCAGCTTCATAG